From the genome of Desmodus rotundus isolate HL8 chromosome 2, HLdesRot8A.1, whole genome shotgun sequence, one region includes:
- the LOC112320666 gene encoding large ribosomal subunit protein uL30m, translated as MAGILRSIVQRPPRKLHTLTKGVESLVHTDWIRHKFTESRIPDKVFQPSPEDHEKYGGDPQHPHKQHIVTRIKSIKRRPYWEKDVIKMLGLEKAHTPQVRKNIPSVNAKLKVVKHLIRIKPLRLPQGLPKEEDMAHTCLKSTG; from the coding sequence ATGGCTGGGATTTTGCGCTCAATAGTTCAGAGGCCCCCAAGAAAACTACACACTCTGACAAAAGGTGTGGAGTCTCTTGTTCATACAGATTGGATTCGTCATAAATTTACCGAGTCAAGAATTCCAGATAAAGTGTTTCAGCCTTCACCTGAAGATCATGAAAAATATGGTGGGGATCCACAGCACCCTCATAAACAGCATATTGTTACcagaataaaaagtataaaaagacgTCCATATTGGGAAAAAGATGTAATAAAGATGCTTGGATTAGAAAAGGCTCATACTCCTCAAGTTCGCAAGAACATTCCTTCAGTGAATGCAAAACTGAAAGTGGTTAAACATTTGATAAGAATCAAGCCCCTGAGGTTGCCACAAGGACTTCCAAAAGAGGAGGACATGGCTCACACCTGCCTCAAGAGCACTGGATAG